The Sesamum indicum cultivar Zhongzhi No. 13 linkage group LG1, S_indicum_v1.0, whole genome shotgun sequence genome includes a window with the following:
- the LOC105170165 gene encoding protein trichome birefringence-like 38, producing MMIIMRMKGVVILAGAALYVVLVCSRINGERGCNVYEGEWVYDDDHHTYPLFNSTACPFIRKEFDCIKYGRSDHHYLHYRWQPNACDLPKFDGVKFMRKLKGKKIMFVGDSITLNQWQSLTCLLYTASYGSNVTHHANDLISTLTFQDYGISVTYFNSHYLVDIEMEEFGRVLKLDSLKSGEIWKGFDVLVFNTWLWWHRRGIKQPWDYIEDEGIVVEDMDRTVAFTKALMRWAKWVESDVDPYKTKVFFTGVSPAHYRGEEWNEPGVRDCSNQTRPMTGSSYPAGEPLASKILKDVLSSNTTSVHLLDITTLS from the exons ATGATGATCATAATGAGGATGAAGGGTGTGGTAATTCTTGCTGGTGCAGCATTATATGTTGTACTAGTGTGCAGTAGAATTAATGGTGAGAGGGGGTGCAATGTGTATGAAGGGGAGTGGGTGTATGATGATGATCACCACACTTACCCTCTCTTCAACTCAACCGCATGTCCTTTCATCAGGAAGGAATTTGACTGCATCAAGTATGGCAGATCTGATCATCACTACCTCCACTACAGATGGCAACCCAACGCCTGTGATTTACCCAA ATTTGACGGAGTCAAGTTTATGAGAAAACTCAAGGGGAAGAAAATCATGTTTGTAGGAGACTCCATTACCCTAAATCAATGGCAGTCTCTTACATGTCTTCTCTACACAGCCTCGTATGGATCGAATGTCACTCACCACGCCAATGACTTAATCTCCACACTCACATTTCAG GACTATGGAATTTCAGTTACATACTTCAATTCGCATTATTTAGTAGACATTGAAATGGAAGAGTTTGGTCGAGTTTTAAAGCTGGACTCTCTCAAGAGCGGAGAAATATGGAAGGGATTCGACGTTTTAGTCTTCAACACTTGGCTTTGGTGGCACCGTAGAGGAATTAAGCAACC GTGGGATTATATTGAAGATGAAGGAATAGTAGTGGAGGACATGGATCGTACGGTTGCTTTTACCAAAGCTTTGATGAGATGGGCAAAATGGGTGGAATCAGACGTAGATCCTTATAAAACCAAAGTTTTCTTCACGGGAGTCTCTCCCGCCCACTACAG AGGCGAGGAATGGAATGAACCGGGAGTGAGGGATTGCTCGAATCAAACAAGGCCTATGACAGGGTCGAGCTACCCTGCTGGCGAGCCCTTGGcatcaaaaattttgaaagacgTTCTGAGTAGCAACACAACATCAGTTCATTTGTTGGACATCACGACTCTTTCCTAA
- the LOC105169544 gene encoding uncharacterized protein LOC105169544, whose product MEGSIANELYSEVLQSSSVKLDGGSNAVEANDNSYENDPGDLWYDDGSSCEDSVEKLNRASDMDREWQRRRDQFHTLGYRDGLIAGKEAAAQEGFNIGFKDSVFIGYSWGRVRGMTSAMACLPSELREKLVEREEARNKFKCLHESVQSLSTTDALKLFYEDQKRKSSNQEEAEPSSTTIELDLQNPDVSVLKTYSEQLHSLLSEAPLFEETFKIN is encoded by the exons ATGGAG GGGAGTATTGCTAATGAGCTCTATTCAGAAGTTTTGCAATCATCAAGTGTTAAATTAGATGGAGGATCAAATGCAGTCGAAGCGAATGACAATTCTTATG AAAATGATCCCGGAGATTTGTGGTATGATGATGGATCTTCTTGTGAAGATTCTGTTGAGAAATTGAATAGAGCATCTGATATGGACAGGGAGTGGCAGAGGAGACGTGATCAATTCCATACG TTAGGCTACCGTGATGGACTCATTGCTGGAAAGGAAGCTGCTGCACAAGAGGGGTTCAATATTGGCTTTAAGGATTCTGTGTTTATCGGGTACAGTTGGGGTCGTGTCAGAGGGATGACGAG TGCAATGGCTTGCCTACCCAGTGAGTTAAGGGAAAAATTGGTCGAAAGAGAGGAAGCAAGAAACAAGTTCAAGTGCTTGCATGAATCTGTGCAGTCTCTGTCAACAACAGATGCATTGAAACTGTTTTATGAAGACCAAAAGAGGAAGTCATCAAACCAGGAGGAAGCTGAACCCAGTTCCACCACGATAGAATTAGATCTTCAGAATCCAGATGTCAGTGTTCTCAAGACTTACAGTGAGCAGCTGCACTCACTTCTCAGCGAAGCTCCTTTGTTTGAAGAGACCTTTAAAATAAACTAG
- the LOC105169554 gene encoding uncharacterized protein LOC105169554, translating into MASFSQPPFFSSLVPIKKTNTLAFSSQPTKFLTFKNSKISSSSAESSPYSQENSPETQPQEEDPVKLAFAKAKAYKSSTQSSNPAPRIVENPLLEPYARVNGSDGDGSISDELQDGDVSKEVPLAVKLALEKAKEYKKSKSLVESEEAVPEIVQSSGVESAEMEENDGLKADEVKDDGGQKEVPLAVKLSLEKAKEYRKNKGVVGGEDEGSETLTSGFNRVNERSPGDKQSIRDDGKKEDFSISSIDFVGLGFSDKKSGRSLPAGLVPISDPFPEGELPEVEILVGDTSKFGAAASKPIPVEEDNAELYKPKVSTWGVFPRPSDISRTYGGGRTIRPGEALETADERAAKEARTRQLLAAYKSKIGLKIDPKLKSECEKALKDGDSLMDLGELEEALPFYEKVMEKLAFQSELHGLAALQWSICQDSLSRPNEARMMYEKLQSHPSPQVSKKARQFFFSFQAMEMMKVTSSTRSSLNTGYQNYFEAFLQEKTNYSLKEDQVDEGGLSQALPYVVFLVSPVVIVLLIAASRFQ; encoded by the exons ATGGCCTCATTCTCACAACCTCCATTCTTCTCTTCCCTTGTTCCCATCAAGAAGACCAACACTCTTGCTTTCTCTTCACAGCCCACTAAGTTCCTCACCTTCAAGAACTCAAAAATCTCATCCTCCTCTGCAGAATCTTCACCATATTCTCAAGAAAATTCACCGGAAACCCAACCCCAGGAAGAAGACCCGGTTAAACTTGCATTTGCCAAAGCTAAGGCGTACAAGAGTTCCACACAGTCCAGTAATCCGGCTCCGAGGATTGTTGAGAACCCACTTCTAGAGCCATATGCTAGAGTGAATGGAAGTGATGGCGATGGTTCAATCTCTGATGAACTTCAGGATGGGGATGTGAGTAAAGAGGTTCCTTTGGCTGTTAAACTTGCACTGGAAAAGGCAAAGGAGTACAAAAAAAGCAAAAGTCTTGTAGAGAGTGAAGAGGCTGTTCCAGAGATTGTTCAAAGTTCAGGTGTGGAGTCGGCTGAAATGGAGGAAAATGATGGGTTGAAAGCTGATGAAGTCAAGGATGATGGTGGACAGAAGGAGGTTCCTTTGGCGGTTAAATTATCATTAGAGAAAGCAAAGGAGTATAGGAAGAATAAGGGTGTTGTGGGTGGGGAAGATGAGGGAAGTGAAACATTAACTTCAG GATTTAATCGAGTAAATGAGAGAAGTCCTGGAGATAAGCAATCAATTAGGGATGATGGTAAAAAGGAGGATTTCTCAATTTCGAGCATTGATTTTGTGGGGCTTGGCTTCTCGGATAAGAAGAGTGGTAGAAGTTTGCCTGCTGGCTTGGTTCCAATTTCAGACCCTTTTCCAGAAGGGGAGTTGCCTGAAGTGGAGATACTTGTTGGAGATACGAGCAAGTTTGGTGCAGCAGCGTCAAAGCCAATCCCAGTTGAAGAGGATAATGCTGAACTCTATAAGCCAAAGGTGTCCACGTGGGGAGTGTTTCCAAGGCCAAGCGACATTTCGCGAACA TATGGTGGCGGGAGAACCATACGTCCTGGGGAGGCGCTTGAAACAGCAGATGAGCGAGCTGCCAAAGAAGCACGTACAAGGCAGTTGCTAGCTGCCTACAAGAGCAAAATTGGCCTAAAGATTGACCCAAAGCTGAAATCTGAATGTGAAAAG GCATTGAAGGATGGTGATTCACTGATGGACCTTGGCGAACTGGAGGAGGCATTACCCTTTTATGAAAAAGTCATGGAAAAGTTGGCTTTCCAG AGTGAACTTCATGGATTAGCAGCTCTGCAGTGGTCTATATGTCAGGACTCACTCAGCAG ACCCAATGAAGCACGCATGATGTACGAGAAGCTTCAGTCTCACCCCAGTCCTCAAGTGAGCAAGAAGGCTAGGCAATTTTTCTTTAGCTTCCAG GCAATGGAAATGATGAAGGTTACCAGCTCGACCCGTTCGTCTCTCAATACTggttatcaaaattattttgaagcATTTCTACAAGAAAAGACAAATTATTCATTGAAAGAGGATCAGGTGGATGAAGGTGGATTGAGTCAAGCCCTCCCCTATGTTGTTTTTCTGGTTTCTCCCGTTGTTATTGTGTTACTAATTGCTGCTTCTAGGttccaataa
- the LOC105170173 gene encoding pectinesterase inhibitor-like translates to MAAAKINSLLILIALAMAPTLHQANAADITAGLCGQTTPKAVCVLLVEADPRANLKTSPNGIATILRDKASATASATSAKISSLLRGATNRREIAALKSCSAGYNRAISSLRSADFKVIDRRTYATLVAAISNANDEPRDCELSFQEPPAVRSPISAENERLREICATTLEIINLRVCRTPFVDLF, encoded by the coding sequence ATGGCTGCAGCCAAGATCAACTCATTGCTCATCTTAATTGCATTGGCTATGGCTCCAACTCTTCACCAAGCCAATGCTGCCGATATCACTGCAGGACTATGCGGACAGACGACTCCCAAAGCGGTCTGCGTGTTGCTAGTTGAGGCCGATCCACGAGCCAACCTCAAAACCAGCCCCAATGGCATAGCTACTATACTAAGAGACAAAGCCTCAGCCACTGCTTCAGCAACTTCTGCTAAGATCTCTAGCCTTTTGAGGGGAGCTACCAACAGACGTGAAATCGCGGCTCTTAAGTCATGTTCTGCTGGCTATAATAGGGCCATTTCCAGCTTGAGGTCTGCAGATTTTAAGGTCATAGACCGTCGGACGTATGCAACGTTGGTGGCGGCCATCAGCAACGCTAACGATGAGCCCCGCGATTGCGAGCTTTCGTTCCAAGAACCGCCGGCTGTTCGCTCTCCTATATCGGCAGAGAATGAGAGGTTGAGGGAGATTTGTGCAACCACTTTGGAGATTATTAACCTTCGAGTTTGTAGGACTCCTTTTGTTGATCtattttga